From one Leptospira stimsonii genomic stretch:
- a CDS encoding TetR/AcrR family transcriptional regulator produces MSEMEQDEVKLRIMEKALELFLKYGYSKTRMEEIARVLKISRKTLYKHFENKNHLLFEILSAKHKRMSKKMMEISEDESLSVHEKVKAINEFKVSQFPAGANEFILEIRDQAPDHYAYIREVRTESISKSIQALIRQGIEKGEIRSDVNTTIFAALINSAIEMTATPELLLNSPYSMVQLQQEIHHILFYGIMNPVAESVKIAK; encoded by the coding sequence ATGAGTGAGATGGAGCAGGACGAAGTAAAACTCCGAATCATGGAAAAGGCTCTTGAGCTTTTTCTAAAATACGGCTATTCTAAGACGCGGATGGAGGAAATCGCGAGGGTCCTCAAGATCTCCAGAAAAACTCTCTACAAACATTTCGAAAATAAGAATCATCTCTTATTCGAAATTCTCAGCGCCAAACACAAAAGAATGAGTAAGAAGATGATGGAGATTAGCGAAGACGAATCACTTTCCGTTCATGAAAAGGTAAAGGCGATCAACGAATTCAAGGTCAGCCAGTTCCCCGCAGGCGCAAACGAATTCATTTTGGAAATCAGAGACCAGGCTCCCGATCACTACGCTTATATTCGAGAAGTAAGAACGGAATCCATCTCCAAATCGATTCAGGCCCTTATCAGACAAGGAATCGAAAAGGGTGAGATTCGAAGCGACGTGAATACGACGATCTTCGCCGCTTTGATCAATTCCGCGATAGAGATGACGGCAACTCCGGAACTACTTCTCAACTCACCGTATTCTATGGTTCAATTACAACAGGAAATCCATCATATCCTTTTTTATGGAATCATGAATCCCGTCGCCGAATCGGTCAAGATCGCAAAGTAA
- a CDS encoding tetratricopeptide repeat protein, giving the protein MKLQQALEFVKQGNLPGAKEALVQYLHQNPEDPIGNYHLAMCHSHLNELEPAEERFIKAISLDESFVSARVGLGVLYAKKKDKPKAEIQFTKVLEIDENNVNAKKNLASLYTGTGNYAKALDLYLSTPESERKDIVSLYAISFCYLKSDQLPQARTFFQELEKLPVPEPMKKDISELKNLIEEKNIESEGIWTLLKKPDSSGESTHNG; this is encoded by the coding sequence ATGAAACTGCAACAAGCCTTAGAATTCGTAAAACAGGGAAATCTTCCCGGAGCCAAAGAAGCTCTCGTTCAATATCTTCATCAAAATCCCGAAGATCCGATCGGAAATTATCATCTCGCGATGTGCCATTCTCATCTGAACGAACTGGAACCCGCCGAAGAACGTTTTATCAAAGCGATCTCACTCGATGAATCTTTCGTGTCCGCAAGAGTCGGACTCGGCGTTTTGTATGCGAAGAAAAAAGATAAACCGAAGGCGGAAATTCAATTCACAAAAGTTCTCGAGATCGACGAGAACAACGTAAACGCAAAGAAGAATCTGGCTTCTCTTTATACGGGAACCGGAAACTACGCAAAGGCTCTCGATTTATATCTTTCCACTCCGGAATCGGAAAGAAAGGACATCGTCTCCTTATACGCGATTTCATTTTGTTATCTGAAGTCGGATCAACTTCCGCAGGCCAGAACGTTTTTTCAAGAATTGGAAAAACTTCCGGTCCCTGAACCGATGAAAAAAGATATTTCCGAACTCAAAAATCTGATCGAAGAAAAAAATATCGAGTCGGAAGGAATCTGGACTCTTCTCAAAAAACCCGATTCTTCCGGCGAATCGACGCATAACGGTTGA
- a CDS encoding efflux RND transporter permease subunit encodes MNFASLSIKRPIFITCTVLLILVAGYLSLNKLGVDLFPNITIPVVTVTVPYPGAAPNEIETLIAKPVEDELSTISGVKRVKSICNEGVGTVVVEFTLETDVKYAEQQVRDKVSSVKPKLPDDAKEPVIRRIDPADQPILIIALKAELPEAELYDIANEEIKQILLTTKDVGNVNIYGGRKREIHVELDRQKLKEHMIPASVVSNRLASGGMNIPAGKVSKTDKELVYRTINEFHSPQEIRDTPISLFGNEVPVRIGQLGEVKDTVEDETSRAYFNGKKAVFLLVYKQSGSNTVAVAQAVKKKVSEINVDLAKRNGFPELTTANDSSITIDNNIYDVKETIIIGIILTIIVVLLFLGSVRSTLITGLALPNSLLGAFILMAIAGFTVNIMTLLALSLAVGLLIDDAIVVRENIFRHREMGKTAREASIEGTKEVTLAVVATTMTVIAVFMPIAFISGVVGQFLREFGLTVCFALLISLYDALTIAPMLSAYFGGKIGNHGHSSSPSHTIPDLSTQVEKGKKKGKNSIATTTLEEIAYSKIRTQNKISKGWIVRIFSPILTILGKLETGLDSILSIFNVFQSWLEDRYASVLRFTLRRPILILSGAVLIFIVSLGLTKFIPKTFLPAQDEGKFSVTLDMPPGTSVAKMAQVAQEVDQKIRSYKEIKLVAMFNTNRNTNMFVEMVPSKQRKMNTTQFKEFLRKELSVFSYANPIVKDIDNVGGGQRPFTLIVSGQKGEVVEDYAKKLFTRLQKSPALLDVDTSYRAGAPEFRVIPDRQMEVLLGVPGTVIGTELRTLVEGTTPAVYRENGVEYDIRVRLKEGQRDLKENFYSSFVPNFNNRLIPIQNVAKAEETTGLATINRLNRNKSVEIYADVNPQGPGMGGAMEEVAKITQTELPLPAGVKIGYTGQAESFKEMGTSMAIAMGLGVLFIYMVLASLYESFITPIAIMLVLPLALCGAFIALFLTQKSLDIFSMIGLIMLIGVATKNSILLVDFTNQLLQKGMDMKEAIVEAGRERLRPILMTSFALVAGMLPIAIGLNEASRQRTSMGVAIIGGLISSTILTLVVVPAAFSYIEKLNQFVRRNSPNPDV; translated from the coding sequence ATGAACTTTGCATCACTCTCTATCAAGAGACCCATTTTTATAACCTGTACCGTCTTGCTGATTCTTGTAGCTGGATATCTCTCGCTGAACAAGTTGGGAGTGGATCTATTCCCGAACATCACGATTCCGGTCGTTACGGTAACTGTTCCATATCCGGGAGCGGCGCCTAACGAGATTGAGACGCTCATCGCAAAACCAGTGGAGGATGAATTGTCGACGATTTCCGGAGTCAAAAGGGTAAAGTCCATCTGTAACGAAGGCGTGGGGACGGTCGTTGTCGAATTTACTCTGGAAACGGACGTAAAGTATGCGGAACAACAAGTCCGAGATAAAGTTTCCAGCGTGAAACCGAAACTTCCCGATGACGCCAAAGAACCCGTCATTCGAAGAATCGATCCGGCTGATCAGCCGATTCTTATCATTGCCCTCAAAGCTGAACTTCCGGAAGCAGAACTCTATGATATAGCGAACGAGGAAATCAAACAAATTCTCTTAACAACCAAGGACGTAGGGAACGTAAACATCTACGGAGGACGAAAGCGTGAGATTCACGTGGAATTGGATCGTCAGAAGCTGAAAGAGCATATGATTCCGGCTTCCGTTGTTTCCAATCGTCTCGCTTCGGGAGGAATGAACATTCCGGCCGGAAAGGTTAGTAAGACGGATAAGGAACTTGTTTATAGAACTATCAACGAATTTCATTCTCCACAAGAAATCAGAGATACTCCGATTTCGCTTTTTGGAAACGAGGTTCCGGTAAGAATCGGTCAACTCGGAGAAGTAAAGGATACGGTGGAAGACGAAACTTCTCGTGCTTACTTTAACGGAAAGAAGGCGGTCTTTCTTCTCGTCTATAAACAATCCGGTTCTAACACCGTGGCCGTTGCACAAGCGGTTAAAAAGAAGGTTTCCGAAATTAACGTCGATCTTGCAAAAAGAAACGGATTTCCGGAGCTTACGACCGCGAACGATTCTTCCATAACGATCGATAACAATATCTACGACGTAAAGGAAACGATCATCATCGGAATCATTCTTACTATCATTGTCGTATTATTGTTTTTAGGAAGTGTTCGTTCCACATTGATCACGGGTTTGGCGCTTCCGAACTCTCTTCTCGGCGCCTTTATTCTTATGGCCATTGCCGGATTTACGGTGAACATCATGACTCTTCTCGCCTTGAGTCTTGCAGTCGGTCTCCTCATCGATGATGCGATCGTAGTGCGTGAGAATATTTTCAGACACAGGGAGATGGGAAAGACCGCGAGAGAAGCTTCCATCGAAGGGACAAAGGAAGTGACGCTCGCAGTCGTCGCGACTACGATGACGGTGATTGCGGTTTTTATGCCCATCGCGTTCATTAGCGGTGTCGTTGGTCAGTTCTTGAGGGAATTCGGTCTCACCGTTTGTTTTGCGCTTCTCATTTCTCTCTATGATGCGCTAACGATCGCTCCGATGTTGTCCGCGTATTTCGGCGGAAAGATCGGCAACCACGGACATTCTTCTTCTCCTTCGCATACGATTCCCGATTTATCGACTCAAGTAGAGAAAGGAAAAAAGAAGGGTAAGAATAGTATCGCGACTACGACTCTGGAAGAAATCGCCTATTCCAAAATCCGCACTCAAAACAAGATCAGCAAAGGATGGATCGTAAGAATTTTTTCTCCGATTCTAACCATTCTTGGAAAACTGGAAACGGGACTCGATTCTATTTTAAGTATTTTTAATGTGTTTCAGTCCTGGCTTGAGGATCGTTATGCTTCCGTCCTTAGATTCACCCTTAGAAGACCGATCTTGATTTTATCCGGAGCGGTTTTGATATTCATAGTCAGTTTGGGGTTAACAAAATTCATTCCAAAGACGTTTCTTCCCGCGCAGGATGAAGGAAAATTCTCTGTAACTCTGGACATGCCTCCGGGAACTTCGGTCGCAAAGATGGCGCAGGTAGCGCAGGAAGTGGATCAAAAGATCCGTTCTTACAAAGAGATCAAACTCGTAGCGATGTTTAATACAAATCGAAACACGAATATGTTCGTAGAGATGGTTCCTTCCAAACAACGGAAGATGAACACGACGCAGTTTAAAGAATTTCTTCGTAAAGAATTGAGCGTTTTCTCTTATGCGAATCCGATCGTCAAAGACATAGACAACGTGGGAGGCGGGCAACGACCTTTTACTCTGATCGTCAGCGGACAAAAAGGGGAAGTCGTGGAAGATTATGCGAAGAAGCTCTTTACGCGCCTTCAAAAATCTCCGGCGCTTCTGGACGTAGATACGAGTTATCGTGCGGGCGCTCCCGAGTTTCGAGTGATACCCGATCGTCAGATGGAAGTTCTTCTCGGCGTTCCTGGAACCGTGATCGGAACCGAACTTCGAACTCTTGTGGAAGGCACGACTCCCGCGGTTTACAGAGAGAACGGAGTGGAATACGATATTCGTGTTCGTTTGAAGGAAGGTCAAAGAGACCTCAAAGAAAACTTTTACAGTTCCTTCGTTCCGAATTTTAACAATCGATTGATTCCAATCCAGAATGTCGCGAAGGCGGAGGAAACGACCGGACTCGCTACGATCAACCGTCTCAATCGAAACAAATCCGTTGAAATCTACGCCGATGTAAATCCGCAAGGTCCGGGAATGGGAGGAGCGATGGAAGAAGTCGCAAAGATCACCCAAACCGAACTTCCTCTTCCTGCAGGAGTTAAGATCGGTTATACGGGACAAGCTGAGAGTTTTAAGGAGATGGGAACCTCCATGGCGATCGCGATGGGGCTTGGAGTTCTTTTTATCTATATGGTTCTTGCTTCTCTTTATGAAAGTTTTATCACCCCGATTGCGATCATGCTCGTGTTGCCTCTCGCTCTTTGTGGCGCCTTTATCGCGTTATTCCTGACTCAGAAATCTCTGGATATCTTTTCGATGATCGGGCTCATCATGTTGATCGGCGTGGCTACGAAGAATTCGATTCTTCTTGTAGACTTCACCAATCAGCTCCTTCAAAAGGGGATGGATATGAAGGAGGCGATCGTGGAAGCCGGAAGAGAAAGACTAAGACCGATTCTTATGACCTCGTTTGCGTTAGTCGCGGGTATGCTTCCGATCGCGATCGGACTCAACGAAGCTTCCCGTCAGAGAACGAGTATGGGTGTTGCGATCATCGGAGGTTTGATCTCCTCTACGATTCTTACTCTGGTGGTGGTTCCGGCGGCTTTTTCTTACATTGAGAAGTTGAACCAATTCGTGAGAAGGAATTCTCCGAATCCGGACGTATAA
- the leuA2 gene encoding 2-isopropylmalate synthase LeuA2, translating into MNQNSESKTVDSSRGIASFEDKKEIQSFAEVLQNPLPKHPPFFMDVTLRDGNQALRKPWNLDQKETIFRQLLKLGVQGIEVGFASSNDQEFEACSYLSSIAPDNVVISSLSRAVEKEIEISWKAIQKAPKPRIHIVYPISAFTIENVLKTTPDKVLERISESVAYAKSLVGSRGEVQFSGEHFGDSLENLDFAVEAFRTALNFGADVVNLPNTVERYRPWLFVSMVKAVTNALPEDTRISIHTHNDLGMATATTVESYFSGAVQLETALNGLGERAGNTNTYEVAIALHNCGVNVPLNFSAIYETSRLVSYLSDVPIYEKAPLIGEDVISHRSGIHQDGVAKTRHLQKGAYRAFDAGLIGRPEGDRIEFTSQSGRSAVFCILRDAGEEITLEDARKLQPILKKISEESGRGELSLEEIQVEWKRMKALSQPKTQD; encoded by the coding sequence ATGAATCAAAACTCGGAATCGAAAACCGTAGACTCGTCGAGAGGTATCGCTTCTTTCGAAGACAAAAAGGAAATCCAATCCTTCGCGGAAGTTTTACAAAATCCTCTTCCAAAACATCCGCCTTTTTTTATGGATGTGACCTTGAGAGACGGCAACCAAGCACTTCGTAAACCCTGGAATCTCGATCAAAAGGAAACGATCTTTCGTCAACTTTTGAAACTCGGAGTACAAGGAATCGAAGTAGGATTCGCTTCCTCTAACGATCAGGAATTCGAAGCCTGCAGTTATCTTTCCTCCATCGCACCGGATAACGTCGTCATCTCCTCACTTTCGAGAGCCGTGGAAAAGGAGATCGAAATTTCTTGGAAAGCGATACAGAAAGCGCCGAAACCGAGGATTCATATCGTATATCCGATTTCCGCTTTTACGATTGAAAACGTTCTGAAGACAACCCCCGATAAAGTTTTGGAAAGAATATCGGAATCCGTCGCTTATGCAAAAAGCCTGGTCGGTTCCAGAGGAGAAGTTCAATTTTCCGGAGAACACTTCGGAGATTCATTGGAGAATCTGGACTTTGCAGTAGAGGCCTTTCGCACCGCTCTGAACTTCGGCGCAGACGTGGTCAATCTTCCGAACACCGTGGAACGTTATCGTCCTTGGCTTTTCGTTTCTATGGTAAAGGCAGTGACGAATGCGTTACCGGAAGACACGAGGATTTCCATCCACACTCACAACGACTTGGGAATGGCGACCGCAACCACTGTGGAATCATATTTTTCCGGAGCCGTTCAATTGGAGACCGCCTTAAACGGGTTAGGTGAAAGAGCGGGAAATACGAACACATATGAAGTCGCGATTGCGCTTCACAACTGCGGCGTCAACGTTCCCCTGAATTTTTCGGCTATTTATGAAACTTCACGTCTGGTATCGTATCTTTCGGACGTTCCCATCTACGAAAAAGCTCCTTTGATCGGAGAAGACGTCATCTCTCACAGATCCGGAATTCACCAAGACGGCGTTGCGAAAACGAGACATCTTCAGAAAGGCGCCTATCGCGCGTTTGACGCAGGTTTGATCGGAAGACCCGAAGGAGATCGGATCGAATTTACGAGTCAATCCGGTAGAAGCGCCGTCTTCTGTATCTTACGGGATGCGGGTGAAGAGATCACTCTCGAAGACGCCCGCAAATTACAACCGATCTTAAAAAAAATCTCGGAAGAATCGGGAAGAGGAGAATTGAGTTTGGAAGAGATTCAAGTAGAATGGAAAAGGATGAAAGCGCTTTCGCAACCGAAGACTCAAGACTGA